The Haladaptatus cibarius D43 genome window below encodes:
- a CDS encoding nicotinamide-nucleotide adenylyltransferase: MTRGFYIGRFQPYHNGHHSVVETISEEVDELVLGIGSAGDSHTRHDPFTAGERIMMITKSLVDSDLVTYAVPIEDLDRNSVWVSHVQSMSPEFDVAYSNNPLVIQLFKEAGVEVRQSPMFNRDVLEGTEVRDRMVEGGDWEKLVPEPVTEVIEESGGIQRIQRVSQTDSNGV, encoded by the coding sequence ATGACCCGCGGGTTCTACATCGGGCGCTTTCAACCCTACCACAACGGCCATCACAGCGTGGTCGAGACGATTTCCGAAGAAGTGGACGAACTCGTCCTCGGCATCGGAAGCGCCGGGGACTCACACACCCGGCACGACCCGTTTACGGCTGGCGAACGAATCATGATGATTACCAAATCCCTCGTGGACTCCGACCTCGTTACCTACGCGGTTCCAATCGAGGACTTGGACAGAAACTCGGTCTGGGTGAGTCACGTCCAAAGCATGAGTCCGGAGTTCGACGTGGCCTACTCGAACAATCCCCTCGTCATCCAACTGTTCAAAGAGGCTGGCGTCGAAGTTCGCCAATCACCGATGTTCAATCGGGACGTGCTCGAAGGGACAGAAGTCCGCGACCGAATGGTAGAAGGCGGCGATTGGGAGAAACTCGTCCCCGAGCCTGTCACCGAAGTCATTGAGGAAAGCGGCGGCATCCAGCGCATCCAGCGCGTCAGCCAGACCGACTCGAACGGCGTATGA